Proteins encoded by one window of Cuniculiplasma divulgatum:
- the thsB gene encoding thermosome subunit beta, whose translation MMGGQPIFILKEGSKRETGRDAMKANIDAAKGIAAAVRTSLGPRGMDKMLVDSLGDIVITNDGVTILKEMDVEHPAAKMMVEVSKTQDSMVGDGTTTAVVIAGALLQEAESLINQNVHPTVIAEGYRMAAQKAKDILEAASTPVKIDDKAKIVKMAETSLSSKSATGSKVKLADISYETIKAVAEKTEEGYKVDMDNVQIVKKQGGDIDDTELIYGIIVDKEKVHPGMPDEVKNAKIAVMDAALEIKKPEFDTNLKIDDPTMIQKFLSQEEQMLKEMVKKVKETGANVLITQKGIDDLAQHYLSKEGIYAVRRVKKSDIEKLSKATGASIASSVDELSPSDLGNAASVEQVKIGDDYMTFVTGCKNPKAVSLLIRGGTEHVVDEIERSMVDSIHVVAAVIEDGKYVAGGGASAVEIAVKMRDYATQVGGRQQLAIEKFANAMEEIPRALAENAGINAIDILINLRTAHAKGKVSYGLNLYTGEIEDMTKAGIIEPIRVGRQAIDAATEAAVMILRIDDVIATKGSGSASPPGGAPGGMGGED comes from the coding sequence ATGATGGGAGGACAACCAATATTCATATTAAAAGAAGGTTCCAAAAGAGAAACCGGAAGAGACGCGATGAAGGCAAATATTGACGCTGCAAAGGGTATTGCCGCTGCAGTAAGAACAAGCCTAGGACCAAGAGGAATGGACAAAATGCTTGTAGATTCACTTGGTGACATAGTCATAACAAACGATGGAGTAACCATTCTAAAGGAAATGGATGTAGAACATCCAGCAGCGAAAATGATGGTTGAAGTATCCAAAACTCAGGATTCTATGGTAGGAGATGGAACCACAACCGCTGTTGTGATTGCTGGTGCGTTACTTCAGGAAGCCGAGTCCCTGATTAACCAGAATGTCCATCCAACAGTTATAGCTGAAGGATATAGGATGGCTGCCCAGAAAGCAAAAGACATTCTAGAGGCTGCAAGCACACCCGTAAAGATTGATGATAAGGCAAAGATCGTTAAGATGGCAGAAACTTCCCTTAGCAGCAAGTCTGCAACAGGAAGTAAGGTAAAACTCGCTGATATTTCATACGAGACAATAAAAGCAGTGGCAGAGAAGACAGAAGAAGGATACAAGGTAGACATGGATAATGTGCAGATTGTCAAGAAGCAGGGTGGAGATATTGACGATACAGAACTCATATATGGTATAATAGTTGACAAGGAGAAAGTTCACCCAGGAATGCCAGATGAGGTGAAAAATGCAAAAATCGCCGTTATGGATGCAGCTCTGGAAATCAAGAAACCCGAATTCGACACAAATCTAAAAATTGATGATCCAACCATGATACAGAAGTTTCTTTCACAGGAAGAACAAATGCTTAAGGAAATGGTCAAGAAGGTTAAAGAGACCGGTGCAAATGTTCTCATTACTCAGAAAGGAATAGATGATCTGGCACAGCATTATCTCTCAAAGGAGGGAATATATGCAGTGAGAAGAGTCAAGAAGAGTGACATTGAGAAGCTATCAAAGGCAACTGGTGCATCAATAGCATCATCAGTTGATGAACTTTCACCATCTGACCTTGGAAACGCTGCATCAGTAGAGCAGGTTAAAATTGGCGATGACTACATGACCTTTGTCACAGGATGCAAGAACCCAAAGGCTGTGAGTCTTCTCATAAGAGGCGGAACAGAACATGTAGTTGACGAAATAGAAAGATCCATGGTAGATTCAATTCATGTTGTTGCTGCAGTAATAGAGGATGGTAAGTATGTGGCAGGCGGTGGAGCATCAGCCGTTGAGATTGCAGTAAAGATGAGAGATTATGCAACTCAGGTTGGAGGCAGACAGCAGCTCGCCATAGAGAAATTTGCAAATGCAATGGAAGAAATACCAAGAGCACTCGCTGAAAACGCTGGTATAAACGCAATTGACATATTGATAAATCTAAGAACTGCTCATGCTAAGGGAAAAGTGTCATACGGTCTTAATCTGTACACAGGAGAGATAGAGGATATGACAAAAGCTGGAATAATTGAGCCTATTAGAGTTGGAAGACAGGCAATTGATGCAGCTACTGAAGCGGCAGTAATGATCCTGAGAATAGACGATGTCATTGCAACAAAAGGATCCGGCAGTGCCTCACCACCAGGTGGAGCACCAGGCGGAATGGGCGGCGAAGATTAA
- the twy1 gene encoding 4-demethylwyosine synthase TYW1 has product MENKYAQVYKKQHYGLVGKHSAVKVCHWTKSEMTGGASCYKGTFYGINSHQCIQMTPALNSCTENCSFCWRFNGFDSMHIGDEDDPEFILNESIKAHLKLISGFKGNPKVTEEKWKEASNPKHIAISLTGEPTLYTRLGEFIELAHKRGMSTFLVTNGTLPMVLEKLNPLPTQLYVTTAGPDKKTFNELLNPAMGNAWENFQKTLELMPSLDTRKVIRHTLVKDFNMPFIDEYAKMDSIAQPDFIESKGYVHVGQSIARLSIDNMPSHNDIMDFTVKLGEKVGYEVTAERKESRVSLLAKDPSKSKINFESI; this is encoded by the coding sequence ATGGAGAATAAATACGCCCAGGTATACAAGAAGCAGCATTACGGTCTGGTAGGGAAACATTCAGCAGTTAAGGTGTGCCACTGGACAAAAAGCGAGATGACTGGAGGTGCATCCTGTTATAAGGGAACGTTTTATGGAATTAACTCACATCAATGCATTCAGATGACTCCGGCTCTCAATTCATGTACCGAAAATTGCTCATTTTGCTGGAGATTCAATGGGTTTGACAGCATGCATATAGGTGATGAGGACGATCCTGAGTTTATACTGAATGAGAGCATAAAGGCACATCTAAAATTGATTTCAGGATTCAAGGGTAATCCTAAGGTTACAGAAGAAAAGTGGAAAGAAGCATCAAATCCAAAACACATCGCCATATCACTTACTGGAGAACCTACTTTGTATACAAGACTGGGCGAATTTATAGAACTGGCCCATAAGAGGGGCATGTCAACATTCCTCGTGACCAATGGAACACTTCCAATGGTTCTGGAGAAACTTAATCCATTGCCTACTCAACTGTATGTAACAACAGCTGGACCAGACAAGAAGACGTTTAACGAACTGCTTAATCCAGCAATGGGAAATGCATGGGAAAATTTCCAGAAGACTCTTGAACTCATGCCTTCACTCGACACAAGAAAGGTAATAAGACACACACTGGTCAAGGACTTCAACATGCCATTCATTGATGAATATGCAAAGATGGATAGTATTGCGCAACCTGATTTCATAGAATCTAAGGGATATGTTCATGTTGGGCAATCCATAGCAAGGCTGTCAATCGACAACATGCCCTCACATAATGATATTATGGATTTTACTGTTAAACTTGGTGAAAAGGTTGGCTATGAAGTAACTGCAGAAAGGAAGGAAAGCAGAGTATCACTGCTGGCAAAAGACCCCTCAAAATCAAAGATAAATTTTGAAAGCATATAA
- a CDS encoding DsrE family protein has product MTKILVMLTTGKENINTEMVAFNFAVNAVKNANSTVEFLFLGRGVQAVNKKQKSAPQFREQIDNLRKASIPVKVCKVSLQGEGLSDEDIFENLDSVFGAVEVDNRIKEGYSVITF; this is encoded by the coding sequence ATGACAAAAATTCTCGTTATGCTTACAACAGGTAAGGAAAATATAAACACAGAAATGGTTGCATTTAATTTTGCCGTAAATGCAGTTAAAAATGCGAATTCAACAGTGGAATTTCTATTTCTAGGAAGAGGGGTACAGGCAGTGAATAAAAAACAAAAAAGTGCTCCGCAGTTCAGAGAACAGATAGATAATCTAAGGAAAGCATCCATACCTGTTAAGGTCTGTAAGGTCAGCCTTCAAGGAGAAGGATTGTCAGATGAAGATATATTCGAAAATCTAGATTCAGTCTTTGGTGCTGTTGAAGTGGATAATAGAATAAAGGAAGGATATTCAGTAATAACATTCTAG
- a CDS encoding acyl-CoA dehydrogenase family protein, with product MLDYTFTEEQELLRTTVREFCNREIKPRIKEMIKNRRIPSEIIKGMGELGILGMTIPEKYGGPGYDAVTVGIVAEEIGRSDPTVSIPVFFLVDNAWSYLISKYGSEKLKNEYLPDVAKGRKIIGIASTEPNFGSDVASMTTVAKKNSRGYVVNGEKSYISLVRDIKEMGGGYVTVTKTAPEKPGTSGTSLIFLPYSQEHFDITYLEEMGREGSSWGAFRIKDYEVPEHYLIGKENEGFKIIHEGFEFARALISVISAGTALESINRGIDYMKQRVAFGKSLTKFQGLQFQVADNVAKMETALDMGYRALWVYDQEQKYHKFTRFQVSKEIAKAKLLSTTWGFDAVNDALQWQGAFGYSTDCPEEYSLRGIRSFQLAEGSREIMKQIIARESIGKEFI from the coding sequence ATGTTAGATTACACTTTTACAGAGGAGCAGGAACTCTTAAGGACAACAGTCAGAGAATTCTGCAACCGGGAGATCAAGCCAAGAATTAAGGAAATGATAAAGAACAGAAGGATTCCTTCTGAAATCATAAAAGGAATGGGTGAGCTTGGAATACTTGGAATGACAATCCCTGAAAAATATGGTGGTCCAGGTTATGATGCTGTAACAGTAGGTATAGTTGCGGAAGAAATTGGAAGATCGGATCCTACTGTTTCAATACCAGTATTTTTCCTTGTGGATAATGCGTGGTCATATCTTATTTCAAAATATGGAAGCGAAAAGTTAAAGAATGAATATTTACCCGATGTTGCCAAGGGCAGGAAGATAATAGGAATTGCTTCAACAGAACCGAATTTTGGATCTGACGTAGCATCCATGACCACTGTGGCGAAAAAAAATAGCAGAGGGTATGTGGTTAACGGTGAAAAAAGTTACATAAGCCTGGTAAGAGATATAAAGGAAATGGGAGGCGGTTATGTAACAGTAACAAAAACAGCGCCAGAAAAACCGGGAACCTCTGGAACTTCCCTCATATTCCTACCTTATTCTCAGGAGCATTTTGATATAACCTATCTGGAGGAAATGGGCAGAGAAGGATCAAGCTGGGGAGCATTCAGAATAAAAGACTATGAAGTGCCTGAACACTATCTCATTGGAAAGGAGAACGAAGGTTTCAAGATTATTCATGAAGGATTTGAATTTGCGAGAGCCCTAATTTCAGTAATAAGTGCTGGTACTGCCCTTGAGTCTATAAATCGTGGTATAGATTACATGAAACAGAGGGTAGCTTTTGGAAAATCTCTCACAAAGTTTCAGGGATTACAGTTTCAGGTTGCAGACAATGTGGCTAAAATGGAAACAGCACTTGATATGGGATACAGGGCATTGTGGGTTTATGATCAGGAACAGAAATATCACAAATTTACAAGATTTCAGGTAAGTAAGGAAATTGCCAAGGCAAAGTTACTCTCAACAACCTGGGGATTTGATGCTGTAAATGATGCGTTACAATGGCAGGGAGCCTTTGGGTATTCAACAGACTGCCCTGAAGAGTATTCACTGAGAGGTATCAGATCTTTCCAGCTTGCAGAAGGTTCCAGGGAAATAATGAAACAGATAATAGCGAGAGAATCTATAGGAAAAGAGTTTATCTAA
- a CDS encoding diphosphomevalonate/mevalonate 3,5-bisphosphate decarboxylase family protein encodes MNSIKVKASAHPTMGIVLLGGLSDPALRLPYHNSAGICYSLADRESVAETTLTITDKKMENTLNGETLDAKDTRSPFKLIDLYKEQINRKYSGHIYFNSVNRNIISGSSDAGAAALGKCISWLLPDVDKNDLELNMRKVSESAGRSFYGGLTVTEGIEKPLTRQILDESKFENYRILSVVFPHKRKPSDDIHFNQPKSEYYKKRIMNADQNVITLKELARKNQIKDIFELAMRDTDDYHYLNSLVDVKIVTEEMKVLMEEIHEIRKKIWLTYIVTGGNSVFLVTEEKNVERVRNVALEHSREIYLLKVAGGARVIQTGDSNLKTE; translated from the coding sequence ATGAATTCTATTAAGGTTAAGGCATCAGCCCACCCAACCATGGGTATAGTCTTACTGGGAGGACTTTCCGATCCTGCATTGAGACTTCCATATCATAATTCTGCTGGAATTTGCTATTCACTTGCTGATAGGGAGTCAGTAGCAGAAACAACTCTAACCATAACCGATAAAAAAATGGAAAATACACTCAATGGTGAGACTTTGGATGCAAAAGATACTAGATCTCCCTTTAAATTAATCGATCTTTACAAAGAACAGATCAATAGAAAGTATTCTGGCCACATATATTTCAACTCTGTAAACAGAAATATAATAAGTGGTAGCTCGGATGCAGGGGCAGCCGCACTTGGGAAATGTATATCATGGCTTCTTCCCGATGTTGATAAAAATGATCTGGAATTGAATATGAGGAAAGTTTCTGAGAGTGCCGGAAGAAGTTTTTATGGTGGTTTGACAGTTACAGAAGGGATAGAAAAACCACTAACAAGGCAAATTCTTGATGAAAGTAAATTCGAGAATTATAGAATTTTAAGCGTTGTATTTCCTCATAAAAGAAAGCCTTCAGACGATATACATTTCAATCAGCCGAAGTCAGAATATTACAAAAAAAGAATCATGAATGCAGATCAAAATGTGATCACATTAAAGGAGCTTGCAAGAAAGAACCAAATAAAGGATATATTCGAACTTGCCATGAGAGATACGGACGATTACCATTATCTTAATAGCCTTGTTGATGTTAAAATTGTGACTGAGGAAATGAAAGTACTGATGGAAGAAATTCATGAAATTAGAAAGAAGATATGGCTTACCTACATAGTGACTGGGGGAAATAGTGTATTTCTTGTAACAGAGGAAAAAAATGTGGAAAGGGTAAGAAATGTTGCCCTGGAACATTCAAGAGAAATTTACCTTTTGAAAGTTGCGGGAGGAGCTAGAGTCATTCAAACGGGTGATTCAAATCTTAAGACAGAATAG
- a CDS encoding single stranded DNA-binding domain-containing protein, translating to MEGITKIKDLTPESRRVNVLAKVIEIGEPKEINTRFGESKSVTEVVVGDDTGKIKLSLWGEQAASVKDGSTLHVDNGYISLVRGQMRLNVGKYGNLNESEEAVEEVNSENDMSEKVYENTNFRRGGTGGGFRRNGGGYGGNSGGRREYGSRDNYRNEDRD from the coding sequence ATGGAAGGAATTACCAAAATAAAGGACCTTACACCTGAGTCGAGAAGAGTAAATGTTCTTGCTAAGGTCATAGAGATAGGCGAGCCAAAAGAGATAAACACAAGATTCGGAGAATCAAAATCCGTAACTGAGGTTGTTGTAGGAGACGACACTGGAAAGATAAAGCTATCCCTCTGGGGAGAACAGGCTGCATCTGTAAAGGATGGATCTACACTTCATGTTGATAACGGATACATTTCATTGGTCAGAGGCCAGATGAGATTAAACGTTGGAAAATATGGAAACCTTAACGAATCCGAGGAAGCTGTTGAAGAAGTTAACAGTGAAAATGACATGAGCGAAAAAGTTTATGAAAACACTAACTTCAGAAGAGGCGGTACTGGCGGCGGTTTCAGAAGAAACGGCGGTGGATACGGCGGAAACAGCGGTGGAAGGAGAGAGTACGGCTCCAGAGATAATTACAGAAACGAAGATAGAGATTAA
- a CDS encoding inorganic diphosphatase has product MANNSLWITTSPGDDAPEEFYAVIETPKGSRNKYEVNKEGPGIMLDRVLHSSVMYPADYGFVPRTYYDDGDPIDVIVLTSFPLYPGTIVKVRPVGVMHMIDGGDRDDKIIGVASKDPSYSNIKDIKDVNPHLLKEIKNFFETYKILEGKKTSVSDYGDAAEAKKQIENSMKSFEDKFHNEFD; this is encoded by the coding sequence ATGGCAAATAACAGTTTATGGATTACCACATCTCCCGGTGATGATGCTCCGGAAGAGTTTTATGCTGTAATAGAAACACCGAAGGGAAGCAGGAATAAGTACGAGGTCAATAAAGAGGGTCCTGGAATTATGCTTGACAGGGTTCTTCACTCTTCAGTTATGTATCCTGCAGATTATGGCTTCGTTCCAAGAACATACTACGATGACGGTGATCCTATAGATGTAATTGTTCTTACCAGTTTTCCATTATACCCTGGTACAATTGTGAAGGTAAGGCCAGTTGGTGTAATGCACATGATTGATGGTGGTGACAGAGATGATAAGATTATTGGAGTAGCATCAAAAGATCCATCTTACAGCAATATAAAGGATATCAAAGATGTCAATCCGCACCTGCTTAAAGAGATAAAGAATTTCTTTGAAACCTACAAGATTTTGGAGGGAAAAAAGACCAGTGTATCTGATTACGGTGACGCAGCGGAGGCAAAGAAGCAGATCGAGAATTCAATGAAAAGTTTTGAAGATAAGTTCCATAACGAATTCGATTAA
- a CDS encoding sulfite exporter TauE/SafE family protein — protein sequence MFEINEVQIFLSIISGILVGFSLGLIGGGGSILAIPLLIYFVGFDHPHIVIGTTALAVGVNAYLNLIPHTLKKHVDYKIGLEFTIPGIAGVLIGSELGLLTPGNDLLFFFSFLMIGIAVYMLKRKCIDLSEMQRKVSNSSRSLAILILAGLIVGFASGYFGIGGGFLIVPGLLFGGGLNILQAVGTSLMAVGTFGVITAARYAISGDLDITISALFIVGGIFGGWFGARLAGKVPKRRLTQIFAVIVIIVAFYIMYQNYSVILHI from the coding sequence ATGTTTGAAATAAATGAAGTTCAGATATTTCTATCCATAATATCTGGTATTCTTGTAGGTTTTTCCCTTGGATTAATCGGAGGCGGAGGATCAATACTTGCCATTCCATTGCTCATATATTTTGTGGGTTTTGATCATCCACATATTGTAATCGGAACAACAGCACTTGCAGTTGGTGTTAATGCATATTTAAATTTAATACCACATACACTTAAGAAACATGTTGATTACAAGATAGGACTTGAATTCACAATCCCTGGAATTGCAGGTGTCCTGATCGGATCGGAGTTAGGTCTATTAACACCAGGCAATGATCTTCTGTTCTTCTTCAGTTTTCTGATGATAGGAATAGCAGTATATATGTTAAAGAGAAAATGCATAGATCTGTCAGAAATGCAAAGAAAAGTGTCTAATTCATCAAGATCACTGGCAATACTCATTCTTGCTGGACTCATTGTTGGATTCGCATCCGGATACTTTGGAATAGGTGGCGGTTTCCTAATAGTTCCAGGATTGCTGTTCGGTGGTGGTCTTAATATATTACAGGCAGTGGGCACATCACTCATGGCAGTTGGAACATTTGGTGTGATAACCGCAGCAAGATATGCCATAAGCGGTGATCTTGATATAACAATATCAGCACTGTTTATTGTGGGAGGAATCTTTGGTGGATGGTTTGGTGCAAGACTTGCTGGAAAAGTACCAAAGAGAAGACTCACACAGATATTTGCAGTAATTGTGATTATTGTTGCGTTCTATATAATGTATCAGAACTATTCTGTGATACTACATATATAA
- a CDS encoding ABC transporter substrate-binding protein: MTKLRDFTLRDVDVPDKINSIISLNPSITETLCLIGLENKLKGVSAFCRRPESVEKIKKIGSYSTYNENIVNEINPDIIFTISGYQENLTKELMKKYQVFQFELPSTPYGILDMISRVGVVTGKISNAQNLARELQKYFVPYDSNKRAYLEIDLGGPVSFGSLSYITSTLNLHGISTPFDNNLKEWLEPDYEQVRKFDPELMIFEGKMYRGTSVEETIKRLKDTPLSNTSAFRKNNIFCTPGKLDFFAHHGPSFFTSVIPWLRHILEHEIN; encoded by the coding sequence ATGACAAAGCTCAGGGACTTTACCTTAAGGGATGTTGATGTTCCAGATAAGATCAACAGTATAATCTCGCTCAATCCCTCTATTACTGAAACACTTTGCCTTATAGGTCTCGAAAACAAACTTAAGGGAGTAAGTGCATTCTGCAGGAGGCCAGAATCTGTTGAAAAAATCAAAAAAATTGGTAGTTACAGTACATATAATGAAAATATAGTAAACGAAATAAATCCTGACATTATTTTCACAATATCAGGATATCAGGAAAATCTTACAAAAGAATTAATGAAAAAATATCAGGTTTTTCAGTTTGAGCTACCCTCAACACCCTATGGAATACTGGATATGATAAGCAGGGTTGGAGTTGTAACGGGAAAAATAAGTAATGCCCAAAATCTTGCCAGAGAACTTCAAAAATATTTCGTTCCTTATGACTCAAATAAGAGGGCATATCTGGAGATAGATCTTGGAGGACCTGTCTCATTCGGGTCTTTAAGTTATATTACATCAACCTTAAATTTACATGGTATTTCAACACCTTTTGACAACAACTTAAAGGAATGGCTTGAACCAGATTATGAGCAGGTCAGAAAATTCGACCCAGAACTCATGATATTTGAAGGAAAGATGTACAGGGGAACCAGTGTAGAAGAGACCATAAAACGTCTTAAGGATACACCGCTGAGTAACACATCTGCATTCAGAAAAAACAATATATTCTGTACCCCAGGAAAACTTGATTTTTTTGCACACCACGGACCTTCATTTTTCACTTCTGTTATTCCATGGTTAAGGCATATATTAGAACATGAAATAAACTAG
- a CDS encoding preprotein translocase subunit Sec61beta — MAEKKDGFQSGAGLIRYFDEEEITGPALDPKLVIYIGIAMAVVVELAKVFWPI, encoded by the coding sequence ATGGCGGAAAAGAAGGATGGTTTCCAATCAGGAGCAGGTTTAATAAGATATTTCGATGAAGAAGAAATTACGGGACCGGCTCTGGATCCAAAACTTGTTATTTACATTGGGATAGCAATGGCTGTTGTTGTCGAACTGGCAAAAGTTTTCTGGCCAATTTAA
- a CDS encoding oligosaccharide flippase family protein, which translates to MLSNKSPAIFFQTFISSLLGYIALFFINRYIGPVYWGYLSYALAFGALFSLVTDLGFNTTYVKFISGEGDTAEDMGAYLVIKVVLNVIYVAVVLGSLLFWTDVLKRGFQNPIEYWTIIAVIPYYTILNIMPVFNNYYKANMQSYNIAMPRLIESVFRNSIFIGIGVLYYLHIEGSLGAGITVILALLYSISYLIYIILLWLHGRPWVFKKPAVETIKKYIKFAIPLAFATSIGIVNGNIDKIIVQFFWGAVATGALYTDQRLISIIATLTGPVTIFLLPLLMRNLEDTKEIQNTKIMEYERILSLISAPFAMILFFLSPFILNIYNARYLMYASSLSIIAVGGYVGALTYPFSSSIISKGKQHMVAWISLSGIILNIILNVILIPTTILGFRLGSLGVEGATISYTAANFLVYFLYKEYFRKINETRTRSTAVIHIVVAFPSALVLLLSAIYLKPYSFIVLFPVILLSLLLYLIMSLSLKEITTGQIKMLIRNLIPRKDQ; encoded by the coding sequence TTGCTTTCTAATAAATCTCCCGCTATATTTTTTCAAACTTTCATCTCATCACTATTAGGTTATATTGCACTTTTTTTTATTAACCGTTACATTGGCCCTGTTTACTGGGGATATCTCAGTTATGCCCTAGCATTCGGTGCTCTTTTTTCACTGGTTACCGATCTTGGATTTAACACAACATATGTAAAATTTATATCCGGAGAGGGTGACACAGCTGAAGATATGGGAGCATATCTTGTAATTAAGGTAGTTTTAAACGTAATTTATGTTGCTGTAGTTTTAGGTTCTTTATTATTCTGGACAGATGTCTTAAAAAGGGGTTTTCAGAACCCTATAGAATACTGGACAATTATTGCAGTAATTCCTTACTATACAATTTTGAACATCATGCCTGTATTCAACAATTATTACAAGGCCAATATGCAATCATACAACATAGCAATGCCACGATTGATAGAATCCGTTTTCAGGAATTCTATATTTATTGGGATAGGGGTCCTTTACTATTTGCATATAGAAGGCTCACTTGGAGCAGGAATTACTGTAATACTGGCTCTCCTCTATAGCATTTCATATCTTATTTACATCATATTACTGTGGCTTCACGGGCGTCCATGGGTTTTCAAGAAGCCAGCAGTTGAGACAATTAAAAAGTACATAAAATTTGCAATTCCACTTGCTTTTGCAACAAGTATAGGAATTGTAAATGGAAACATTGATAAGATCATCGTCCAGTTCTTCTGGGGAGCCGTAGCAACTGGAGCACTTTACACAGATCAGAGATTAATCTCAATAATAGCAACTTTAACTGGGCCAGTTACTATATTTCTTCTTCCATTACTAATGAGAAACCTTGAGGATACCAAGGAGATCCAGAATACAAAAATAATGGAATATGAAAGAATTCTATCACTTATCTCAGCTCCCTTTGCTATGATACTGTTTTTTCTGTCCCCATTCATCCTTAACATATATAACGCAAGATATCTGATGTATGCATCATCACTTAGCATAATAGCAGTTGGAGGATATGTTGGCGCTTTAACATATCCATTTTCCAGTTCCATAATATCAAAGGGAAAGCAGCATATGGTTGCATGGATATCTCTGAGTGGAATAATCCTAAACATCATATTAAACGTCATACTCATACCCACTACCATTCTTGGATTCAGATTAGGATCACTTGGTGTTGAAGGAGCTACCATAAGTTACACGGCAGCTAATTTTTTAGTATATTTTCTTTACAAGGAATATTTCAGGAAGATTAATGAGACCAGGACAAGGTCCACTGCTGTTATCCATATTGTTGTAGCTTTTCCGAGCGCTTTGGTGTTATTACTTTCTGCGATCTACTTAAAGCCTTACTCATTCATAGTACTGTTTCCAGTTATACTATTGAGTCTGTTACTATATTTAATAATGAGTCTATCACTAAAAGAAATAACTACTGGACAGATTAAAATGCTTATAAGGAATTTGATCCCCAGGAAAGATCAGTGA